A region from the uncultured Bacteroides sp. genome encodes:
- a CDS encoding tetratricopeptide repeat protein, translating into MTPLYSSEQYINEQHQYIIDLLCEKRLKEALYILGQYLHNNTDWEIHNKLEQIQTSYSYMLQYMRQGIEDPERNKLYRKLLTNTMEIADKSWIENLVPISFSHYYRIKKDIEAFPHKSLKDIRLILETYTEELAVANLLPNTLNENAFHIRKQHEEALNLLFEETWVSEAWGVEEESEATMYLHSELIVENDLSLLVSAVTLSLLTYFDLKKMMWLFDAYSHTSTQVNQRALVGIAFILHLFAKRIELYPEVAARLTLLNENNLFSIDMNRLHIQWLLCQETEKIDKKMREEIIPEMLKSANLENLKYGIEETEEENDDKNPDWTNAMKESAFEDKLREMNDLQIEGADVYMSTFSQLKSYPFFRTMSNWFYPFDKQHSEVVKEFANKDQSNSIIDLILDSAFFCDSDKYSLCFTMMHLPQYQRDMMLSQLTEQQMEDFRDEQKASSLKKFSQQPETICNQYLHSLYRFFKIHPHKREFPAMFDGAILLHKNSLLTETLYKPQLLLKLGDFLFGKEHPAMAVNVYTDLTDLQGDSADLFQKIGYCRQKEKKYDLAIEAYLKADMIQPDNAWTNRHLATCYRLTKVYKKALEYYLKIETVQPESPNIIFYIGSCLAELERYEEALNYFFKLDFMETNCMKAWRAIGWCSFLTGKQKQAIKYYEKVIEKGPLWQDYLNAGHTLWSMGLIEKAIKMYSEALSECKDRDTFRRFLEKDIPSLIEQGINKDDIPLMLDII; encoded by the coding sequence ATGACCCCACTCTACTCTAGCGAACAATACATCAACGAACAGCATCAATACATAATTGACCTCTTATGCGAAAAGCGGTTGAAGGAGGCTCTATACATATTGGGGCAATACTTACATAACAATACAGATTGGGAAATACATAACAAACTGGAACAAATACAAACCTCCTACAGTTATATGTTGCAGTACATGCGTCAGGGCATTGAAGATCCCGAACGCAATAAATTATACCGAAAACTTCTGACCAACACGATGGAGATCGCCGACAAATCATGGATTGAAAATCTCGTGCCCATCTCTTTTAGCCATTATTACAGGATAAAAAAGGATATAGAGGCTTTTCCGCACAAAAGCTTAAAAGATATACGCTTAATTCTGGAAACATATACGGAAGAATTGGCCGTGGCAAATTTATTACCCAATACCCTCAACGAAAATGCTTTTCACATACGTAAGCAACATGAAGAAGCGCTCAATTTACTATTTGAAGAGACTTGGGTCAGTGAAGCATGGGGTGTTGAAGAAGAATCCGAAGCCACCATGTATCTACATTCAGAACTTATAGTAGAAAATGACCTTAGTCTTCTTGTCAGTGCAGTTACTCTAAGTCTCTTAACCTATTTTGATCTTAAGAAAATGATGTGGTTGTTCGACGCCTATAGCCACACGTCCACACAAGTCAACCAACGAGCACTGGTGGGCATAGCTTTCATCCTACATTTATTTGCAAAGCGTATCGAATTATATCCTGAAGTAGCAGCCCGCCTTACATTACTCAATGAAAACAACCTTTTCAGCATAGACATGAACCGTCTGCATATACAATGGCTATTATGCCAGGAAACTGAAAAGATCGATAAAAAAATGCGGGAAGAAATTATTCCTGAAATGCTTAAAAGCGCCAATCTCGAAAATTTAAAATATGGCATTGAGGAAACGGAAGAAGAGAATGATGATAAAAATCCCGATTGGACCAATGCCATGAAAGAATCGGCATTCGAAGACAAATTGCGGGAGATGAACGATTTGCAAATAGAAGGAGCCGATGTTTATATGAGCACTTTTTCACAATTAAAGTCCTATCCGTTCTTCAGAACAATGAGCAATTGGTTCTATCCCTTCGATAAACAGCACTCGGAAGTGGTGAAAGAGTTCGCAAACAAAGATCAGAGCAACAGCATTATCGACTTAATATTAGATTCAGCCTTTTTTTGCGATAGTGACAAGTATTCGCTTTGCTTTACAATGATGCATCTTCCTCAATATCAAAGAGATATGATGCTCAGCCAGCTCACCGAACAACAAATGGAAGACTTTAGAGACGAACAGAAAGCATCTTCTTTAAAAAAATTCTCTCAGCAACCAGAAACCATCTGCAATCAGTATCTCCATAGTCTATACCGCTTTTTCAAAATTCACCCTCACAAGCGTGAATTTCCTGCCATGTTCGATGGAGCTATTCTCCTGCACAAAAATTCGCTATTAACCGAGACACTTTACAAACCTCAACTGCTGCTTAAACTCGGTGATTTTCTCTTTGGCAAAGAACATCCGGCCATGGCAGTTAATGTTTATACAGACCTGACTGATTTGCAAGGAGACAGTGCGGACTTGTTTCAAAAAATAGGATACTGCCGACAGAAAGAAAAAAAATATGACTTGGCGATCGAAGCATACCTGAAAGCAGACATGATACAGCCCGATAATGCATGGACAAATAGGCACCTAGCCACATGCTACCGACTAACAAAGGTCTACAAAAAAGCGTTGGAATATTATCTCAAAATAGAAACTGTTCAACCGGAAAGCCCTAATATAATCTTTTATATAGGTAGTTGCCTAGCCGAACTGGAACGATATGAAGAAGCTTTGAATTATTTCTTCAAGCTTGATTTTATGGAAACCAATTGCATGAAAGCTTGGAGAGCCATTGGGTGGTGTTCTTTCTTAACTGGAAAGCAGAAACAAGCCATCAAATATTACGAGAAAGTAATAGAAAAAGGGCCATTATGGCAAGATTATTTAAATGCCGGACACACATTATGGAGCATGGGACTTATAGAAAAAGCAATTAAAATGTATTCAGAAGCCTTATCTGAGTGCAAAGACAGAGACACATTTCGCCGTTTTCTCGAGAAAGATATACCGAGCCTCATTGAGCAAGGAATCAACAAAGATGATATACCACTTATGCTCGATATAATATAG
- a CDS encoding Maf-like protein gives MLDNLKKYNILLASNSPRRKELLTGLGVDYNVVVLPDVDESFPIELKGPDIPLYIAKKKAEAYKGILQSYKNVVSPTLICDNVDKNSPIIENGSAQPLIITADTIVWLNDEVLGKPKDQSDAKAMLRQLSGKTHQVITGVCLTTTEWQKSFVTVSEVRFALLTEEEITYYISHFSPLDKAGSYGVQEWIGFIGVESIKGSYFNVMGLPVQRLYKELCQL, from the coding sequence ATGTTAGATAACTTAAAGAAATACAACATCCTATTAGCATCTAATTCTCCTCGTAGAAAAGAACTGTTAACTGGTCTTGGCGTTGATTACAATGTAGTAGTTTTGCCTGATGTTGATGAGTCATTCCCTATAGAGTTGAAAGGGCCGGATATTCCTCTCTATATTGCCAAAAAAAAGGCCGAAGCTTATAAAGGCATTTTGCAATCTTATAAAAATGTAGTTTCTCCGACTCTTATCTGTGATAATGTTGATAAGAATTCTCCTATTATAGAGAATGGAAGTGCTCAACCATTGATTATAACAGCCGATACTATTGTGTGGCTCAATGATGAGGTTTTAGGTAAACCCAAAGATCAGTCTGACGCAAAGGCAATGCTTCGCCAACTTTCCGGGAAAACGCATCAGGTAATCACCGGTGTGTGCCTTACTACTACCGAATGGCAGAAAAGCTTTGTTACGGTGTCTGAAGTTAGATTTGCTTTACTGACTGAAGAAGAAATTACTTATTATATATCTCACTTTAGTCCGTTAGATAAGGCTGGATCTTACGGTGTGCAGGAGTGGATTGGCTTTATTGGTGTGGAGAGTATTAAAGGTAGCTATTTCAACGTTATGGGACTTCCTGTGCAACGTCTTTATAAAGAGTTGTGCCAGTTATAA
- a CDS encoding DUF2520 domain-containing protein → MKRSIEDTPIVFIGAGNLATNLAKAFYHKGFRIVQVYSRSIESARALAVAVEAEFTTDLQEIVLNAKLYIVSLTDSAFVELLPQIAVGKEGALMVHTAGSIPMDVWEGTTSHYGVLYPMQTFSKQRETSFEEVPFFIEAHLPEDGEFLKKIASILSKRVYEATSEQRQSLHLAAVFTCNFTNHMYALAAELLNKSHLPFDVMLPLIDETACKVHLLEPKAAQTGPAMRYDENVINKHLAMLSDEPQAQELYSLISKNIHWFQTKGE, encoded by the coding sequence ATGAAAAGAAGCATAGAGGATACTCCAATAGTTTTTATTGGTGCCGGAAATCTGGCTACAAATTTGGCGAAAGCTTTTTATCATAAAGGATTTCGGATTGTGCAAGTTTATAGCCGCTCCATAGAGTCTGCACGGGCACTGGCTGTTGCAGTGGAGGCCGAATTTACTACTGATTTGCAGGAGATAGTTCTAAATGCCAAACTTTATATTGTCTCTCTCACCGATTCAGCTTTTGTAGAATTATTACCTCAGATAGCTGTCGGAAAAGAGGGTGCTTTAATGGTGCATACAGCCGGAAGCATTCCAATGGATGTTTGGGAAGGCACTACAAGCCATTATGGTGTGCTTTATCCGATGCAGACGTTTAGCAAACAACGTGAAACTTCTTTTGAAGAGGTCCCTTTTTTTATTGAAGCACACTTGCCTGAAGACGGTGAGTTCCTAAAAAAAATAGCTTCTATACTATCCAAACGGGTATATGAGGCTACTTCCGAACAACGACAAAGCCTGCATTTGGCTGCCGTTTTCACCTGTAATTTCACCAATCACATGTATGCTTTGGCTGCCGAACTATTGAATAAATCTCATTTGCCGTTTGATGTTATGCTTCCATTAATTGACGAGACAGCCTGCAAAGTGCATCTTTTAGAACCAAAAGCAGCGCAAACCGGACCGGCTATGCGTTATGATGAGAATGTGATAAACAAACATCTTGCCATGCTTAGTGATGAACCGCAGGCACAGGAGTTGTATAGCCTTATTAGTAAAAACATTCATTGGTTTCAGACGAAGGGAGAGTAA
- a CDS encoding HAD-IIIA family hydrolase yields MSTINYDLTRIRALAFDVDGVLSSDILPLHPGGEPMRTVNVKDGYALQLAVKQGLHIAIITGGRTEAVRKRFVGLGITDVYMASCIKINDYYDFRAKHGLVDGEILYMGDDVPDIEVMRVCGLPCCPRDAAVEVKQISHYISHRDGGYGCARDVIEQVLRMQGKWMTGDAFGW; encoded by the coding sequence ATGAGTACGATTAATTATGATTTAACCCGGATAAGAGCTCTGGCTTTCGATGTGGATGGTGTGCTCAGTTCCGATATTTTGCCTCTTCATCCGGGAGGAGAGCCTATGCGTACGGTCAACGTAAAAGATGGCTATGCTTTGCAATTGGCTGTAAAACAAGGACTTCATATTGCGATCATTACCGGCGGAAGAACGGAAGCTGTCCGGAAACGCTTTGTCGGATTAGGTATTACGGATGTATATATGGCTTCATGTATAAAAATTAATGATTACTATGATTTTCGTGCGAAACATGGCTTGGTGGATGGCGAAATTCTTTATATGGGCGATGATGTGCCTGATATTGAAGTGATGCGCGTGTGTGGATTACCTTGTTGCCCTCGTGATGCAGCGGTGGAGGTAAAACAGATATCGCATTATATTTCTCATCGGGATGGTGGCTACGGTTGTGCTCGTGATGTAATAGAGCAAGTGCTTAGGATGCAGGGAAAATGGATGACGGGTGATGCTTTTGGGTGGTAA